One window of the Conexibacter sp. SYSU D00693 genome contains the following:
- a CDS encoding NHL repeat-containing protein: protein MPARPTGRWLLGAAVSAGAAAAIATTALSQDAAPAPSPFGDADGVLRLPEAVAVAPDGTVLVGDHASGRIQRFRDGRPAGSFGMAGRPCGRLGAVGGLAVARDGRVFVLDTDHSRVAVFAADGRLQRCFGERGQGRGQLSTSSGSFAGSTASGGIAVSGRYVYVADTGNHRVQRFGLDGRGAKVLGKGRLNVPQGLAVAGRRLLVADDGSHRVVELTTSGRFVRATQRDRVRLRFPYDVALGRDGRAYVADNNAHRIVVLDRRLRQVGSFGRQGRGAGRFTFPRALAVARGGNVLVADAANGRVAETTASGRWVRALGRDGRDGGWTTTPADVAVNAFGEVAVADANARISWFLLDGRFRGAWAQGRSFRQSTASVTAPRAVTFAGDRELRVVDGGQLRALGAGVARDLLPADERGVARLQVSDVVVEGDGTTWVLTGRGQVARIGRDGQPGPLLGTALPSGRSAGALALLRDGTIAFGESPAERLGARAVGSVRRMTRDGRALPAWTLRIPAGGDATRATGLLADDTGGAWVSDAGNDRVLHLDRTGAVVQTLGGAGRDAGQLIGPAGLAFDCDGGLVVAEAGGSRVQRFPGLGPRTGCRDAGRATVSTPPPRPVGLRLKVTERGTGRAARLASVRMTCARDCTRVVTASASVLAGGRMPQTLALRVAVRGSVARVSAGPASLRALRRALRVQGAYVAVGIEVAATSRDGVTDRDGVAVRLRR, encoded by the coding sequence ATGCCTGCGCGCCCGACGGGTCGCTGGCTGCTGGGTGCGGCGGTCTCCGCCGGCGCGGCAGCGGCGATCGCCACGACCGCCCTCTCCCAGGACGCCGCCCCGGCGCCGTCGCCCTTCGGCGATGCCGACGGCGTCCTGCGCCTGCCCGAGGCGGTCGCCGTGGCGCCCGACGGGACGGTGCTCGTGGGCGACCACGCCAGCGGGCGCATCCAGCGCTTCCGCGACGGGCGACCGGCGGGCTCGTTCGGCATGGCGGGCCGGCCGTGCGGGCGCCTCGGCGCCGTCGGCGGGCTCGCGGTCGCGCGCGACGGGCGCGTCTTCGTGCTCGACACCGACCACTCGCGCGTCGCCGTCTTCGCCGCCGACGGCCGGCTGCAGCGCTGCTTCGGCGAGCGCGGGCAGGGACGCGGGCAGCTCTCGACGAGCTCGGGGTCGTTCGCGGGGTCGACCGCCAGCGGCGGCATCGCCGTCAGCGGCCGCTACGTCTACGTCGCCGACACCGGCAACCACCGCGTGCAGCGCTTCGGCCTCGACGGTCGCGGCGCGAAGGTCCTGGGCAAGGGCCGGCTGAACGTGCCGCAGGGCCTGGCGGTCGCGGGCCGGCGGCTGCTCGTGGCCGACGACGGCAGCCACCGGGTCGTCGAGCTCACGACCTCCGGGCGCTTCGTGCGCGCGACGCAGCGCGACCGGGTGCGGCTGCGCTTCCCCTACGACGTCGCGCTGGGCCGTGACGGGCGCGCGTACGTCGCCGACAACAACGCCCACCGGATCGTCGTGCTCGACCGGCGCCTGCGCCAGGTCGGCTCCTTCGGCCGGCAGGGGCGGGGCGCCGGGCGGTTCACGTTCCCGCGGGCGCTCGCGGTGGCACGCGGGGGCAACGTGCTCGTCGCCGACGCCGCCAACGGCCGGGTCGCCGAGACGACGGCGTCCGGCCGCTGGGTGCGCGCGCTCGGCCGCGACGGGCGCGACGGGGGATGGACGACGACGCCCGCCGACGTCGCGGTGAACGCGTTCGGCGAGGTCGCGGTCGCCGACGCCAACGCGCGCATCTCGTGGTTCTTGCTCGACGGGCGGTTCCGCGGCGCGTGGGCGCAGGGCCGCAGCTTCCGGCAGTCGACCGCCTCGGTCACCGCCCCGCGGGCGGTCACGTTCGCCGGCGACCGGGAGCTGCGCGTCGTCGACGGCGGTCAGCTGCGCGCGCTGGGCGCCGGCGTCGCACGCGACCTCCTGCCCGCCGACGAGCGCGGCGTGGCGCGGCTCCAGGTGAGCGACGTCGTCGTCGAGGGCGACGGGACGACGTGGGTGCTGACCGGCCGGGGCCAGGTCGCCCGGATCGGCCGCGACGGCCAGCCGGGGCCGCTGCTCGGGACGGCCCTGCCGTCGGGCCGCAGCGCCGGCGCGCTCGCCCTCCTGCGTGACGGGACGATCGCCTTCGGCGAGTCCCCGGCCGAGCGCCTCGGCGCCCGGGCCGTGGGCTCCGTGCGCCGGATGACCCGCGACGGCCGGGCGCTGCCCGCCTGGACGCTGCGCATCCCGGCCGGCGGTGACGCGACCCGCGCCACCGGCCTGCTGGCCGACGACACCGGCGGCGCCTGGGTCAGCGACGCCGGCAACGACCGCGTCCTGCACCTCGACCGCACCGGAGCCGTCGTCCAGACGCTGGGCGGCGCCGGGCGTGACGCCGGCCAGCTCATCGGTCCGGCCGGCCTGGCCTTCGACTGCGACGGCGGCCTCGTCGTCGCCGAGGCCGGCGGCAGCCGCGTCCAGCGCTTCCCCGGACTCGGACCGCGCACCGGCTGCCGCGACGCGGGTCGCGCGACGGTGAGCACGCCACCGCCGCGTCCGGTCGGCCTGCGCCTGAAGGTGACCGAGCGGGGCACCGGCCGCGCGGCCCGCCTCGCGTCGGTCCGCATGACGTGCGCGCGGGACTGCACCCGCGTCGTGACCGCGAGCGCCTCGGTCCTCGCCGGGGGGCGCATGCCGCAGACGCTGGCGCTGCGGGTGGCGGTCCGCGGGTCGGTGGCGCGGGTGAGCGCGGGACCGGCGTCGCTGCGGGCGCTGCGGCGGGCGCTGCGGGTGCAGGGCGCGTACGTCGCCGTGGGGATCGAGGTGGCGGCGACGAGCCGGGACGGCGTGACGGACCGCGACGGGGTGGCGGTGCGGCTGCGTCGCTGA
- a CDS encoding HtaA domain-containing protein yields the protein MTRRTLALAAALAVAGAVPAAAQEPSGSATLSISGAGAKGLGAPESVALPVLRGSLSSSATIQHEGKLRLKAGRRSVTLTRLRTTIGARSTVTAILRDRRRTIFTITGGRRSTDAAKGTVTVRGARLTLTKAAGQQLRKALRLRRTPRGRFGTVSLTATLPKGSGAPTGGAGTSPSAPGSSGGGTPTSVAPTAPVPQLDRPAGAVDVAASSVQWHVRESFIRYINTGEGTSVADGASALPPTVRPGSDASLHYDFAYAPAGGWFDPATGQGKLQFKGRLRFLYSDHGIDLSAHDPEVQLGGDPLSTFRFTGGLDTNPGDRRADLIRLDVAKARAVTTSPDGRTRTYEQVPGRLTKNGSGLLGNGIYAEGDEFGWMTISVTTP from the coding sequence ATGACCCGCCGCACCCTCGCCCTCGCCGCCGCGCTCGCCGTGGCCGGCGCCGTCCCCGCCGCCGCGCAGGAGCCGTCAGGCAGCGCGACGCTGTCGATCTCCGGCGCGGGCGCGAAGGGGCTCGGGGCGCCCGAGAGCGTGGCGCTGCCCGTGTTGCGCGGGTCGCTGTCGTCCTCGGCCACGATCCAGCACGAGGGCAAGCTGCGCCTGAAGGCCGGCAGGCGCAGCGTGACGCTCACGCGGCTGCGCACGACCATCGGTGCGCGTTCGACGGTCACGGCGATCCTGCGCGACCGGCGCCGGACGATCTTCACCATCACCGGCGGCAGGCGCTCGACCGACGCGGCCAAGGGGACGGTCACGGTCCGCGGCGCCCGGCTGACGCTGACGAAGGCCGCGGGCCAGCAGCTGCGCAAGGCGCTGCGCCTGCGCCGCACTCCGCGCGGGCGCTTCGGCACCGTCTCCCTCACCGCGACGCTGCCCAAGGGCTCGGGGGCGCCGACCGGCGGTGCCGGCACCTCGCCCTCGGCGCCGGGCAGCAGCGGCGGCGGCACCCCGACGTCGGTCGCCCCGACCGCGCCGGTTCCGCAGCTCGACCGTCCGGCGGGCGCGGTCGACGTCGCCGCCTCGTCGGTCCAGTGGCACGTGCGCGAGTCGTTCATCCGCTACATCAACACCGGCGAGGGGACGAGCGTCGCCGACGGCGCGAGCGCCCTGCCGCCGACGGTGCGCCCCGGCAGCGACGCGTCGCTGCACTACGACTTCGCGTACGCGCCGGCGGGCGGCTGGTTCGACCCGGCGACGGGCCAGGGCAAGCTCCAGTTCAAGGGCCGCCTGCGCTTCCTCTACAGCGACCACGGCATCGACCTCAGCGCCCACGACCCTGAGGTCCAGCTCGGCGGGGACCCGCTGTCGACGTTCCGCTTCACCGGCGGCCTGGACACGAACCCGGGGGACCGCCGCGCCGATCTCATCCGCCTCGACGTCGCCAAGGCCAGGGCGGTGACGACGAGCCCCGACGGCAGGACGCGCACCTACGAGCAGGTCCCGGGCAGGCTCACCAAGAACGGCTCCGGCCTCCTGGGCAACGGGATCTACGCCGAGGGCGACGAGTTCGGCTGGATGACGATCTCGGTCACCACGCCGTAG
- a CDS encoding ABC transporter ATP-binding protein → MSGSLLEARGVRVELGGTTIVHQADLDLRAGELVAVVGPNGAGKSTLVRAAAGLQRVAAGTVRWGGEDVARLRGRKLARLRAFVPQRPRVPEGITVRQAVDLGRAPHLSPLRRPTRADHDAVDRALARTGVTAFADRRLTTLSGGELQRVQISVALAQESPALLADEPTSSLDLGATAAVAQLLRGLADDGLAVLLVVHDLALAAAVADRVVVVSEGRTVATGDPHDVLDPERLSHVWHVDAALEADPAGRTALHVAWLGGDRRPLSTKEPA, encoded by the coding sequence GTGAGCGGGTCGCTGCTCGAGGCCCGCGGCGTGCGCGTCGAGCTCGGCGGGACGACGATCGTCCACCAGGCGGACCTCGACCTGCGCGCCGGCGAGCTCGTCGCGGTCGTCGGCCCCAACGGCGCCGGCAAGTCGACGCTCGTCCGTGCCGCGGCGGGCCTGCAGAGGGTCGCGGCGGGGACGGTCCGCTGGGGTGGCGAGGACGTCGCGCGCCTGCGTGGCCGCAAGCTCGCGCGCCTGCGCGCGTTCGTCCCGCAGCGCCCGCGCGTGCCCGAGGGCATCACGGTCCGCCAGGCGGTCGACCTCGGCCGCGCGCCGCACCTCTCCCCCCTGCGCCGTCCCACCCGCGCCGACCACGACGCGGTCGACCGCGCGCTCGCCCGCACCGGCGTCACCGCCTTCGCCGACCGCCGGCTGACGACGCTCTCCGGCGGCGAGCTCCAGCGGGTGCAGATCAGCGTCGCGCTCGCCCAGGAGTCGCCCGCGCTGCTGGCCGACGAGCCGACCTCGTCGCTGGACCTGGGCGCCACCGCCGCGGTGGCGCAGCTCCTGCGCGGCCTGGCCGACGACGGCCTCGCCGTCCTGCTCGTCGTCCACGACCTCGCCCTGGCCGCCGCGGTCGCCGACCGCGTCGTCGTCGTCTCGGAGGGCCGCACGGTGGCGACCGGCGACCCGCACGACGTCCTGGACCCCGAGCGCCTGTCGCACGTCTGGCACGTCGACGCGGCGCTCGAGGCCGACCCCGCGGGGCGCACCGCCCTGCACGTCGCCTGGCTGGGCGGCGACCGCCGTCCCCTCTCCACGAAGGAGCCCGCATGA